The Pedobacter frigiditerrae genomic sequence ATAATAGCCATAATTAACTTTATTTAAAAAATCTGCCTCACCTACAGGGAAAAACGTACTGATATTTTTTCCCGTTAGGCTATTCCATATTTTAACTGTTTGATCTTCGGCAGAAGAAATAATAGTATTTTCTTTTGGACCAAATTTTACTACATAAACATAACTGGTATGACCTGTAAAATTATTAATAACTTCCCCCGTTTCAGCATTCCATAATCTTATTTCTCCTCCAGATGAGCCAGCTAATAACTGTTTAGTTTTATAATCATAAGCAAAAGAAGAAGCATATTTCTTTTGCCAACTGTAATTCATCAGTAGTTTGCCAGTCACTAAATCCCATCTCTTAATTTCATCGCTACCATAACTAAAAAATGTAGTTGTTTCATCAGCTAACATTAAATTTGAAGTAGAAGTTTTATGGGCATCAATCGAGTGTATCAATGTTCCGTCAATACCATTAAAAACATTAATTTTTGGGCCAAAAGAAGAGCTAATAATAATATATTTCCAATCTGAGCTCACTGCTATTTTCCCGACTTCCCTTTTAGCACCAGGTAATTCTGCAATTAATCTTTTAGTTTCTAAATTCCATAATTTTGCATTTTCTTGATAGAATTCTGCAGTTAAAAATCTTTTGTTGTCGGCACTAATTTTCCAATAGCGGATGGATTCTTTAACCCCAGCTAAATTCATTACTAAGGCTCCAGTACTGATATCCCAGATCTTAGCATTACCCTTATCTGATGTTAAAAACCAGTTTTTGTGGCCAATAAAAGCAAAGTTGTGAAAGAATTTTCCGCTCATATTGTTAATTGTAGCTATTTCATTGCCAGTTGCCAACTCCCATATCATTGCATTTGATTCATTATCGATGCAAAGCAATAGCTTATTGTCTGGCGTAATTAGCAAATGATTAATGGTAACTTTATTTTTTCTATCTATTTGTCTAACCAGTTCGCCAGTGTTGCTATCCCAAATATTGATTAAGTTTTCAGAAGCAGCGGCGGTAACTAATTTGGTTTCATCTGGCGTAAATGCCCAACGATTTTGATAACCACTGTATTTTTTATCTAGTGTAGAAATTAACGTGCCTTTGCGCAAATCCCAAATCTCATTGGTTTTCGAATCTTTATAACGTACCAATGCTTTAAGGTAGCTTTTGCCATAAATTATTCGCTCAATATCGTTTTGAGCATACATTTGACCACCAAGCATGTCTCCATTTTCAATATCCCATATTCTGGTAAATGTTTGTGTTGCATTATCTGTAATTAATGTTTTTTGATCGTCCAAAAACTCAATTTTTTCAATAGCATTTGTAGTAGCTCCCTTAAGTTGGGTAATCAAGGTATTTTTTTCCAAATCCCAAACTTGGGCTAAATTGCCCATTGGTGTAATTAGTCTTTTTCCATCAGGACTCATCGCTATAGTTAATACCCCATTCCCATCGCCTTTAAAATCAAAAAGCAATTTCCCTGTTTTCAAATCCCAAAACTTGGTATTAGTAGAGCCTGTTCCAACAATTAGTTTTGAATCATCTTGTGTAAATTGAGCCACCCTAGCTCCTCCGTAATGCCCTTTTAAAGTTTGTAAAAGTTTACCAGTTTGCACCTCCCATATCTTTACTTCGTCTGTGCTCGATCCCGAAGCAATTATTTTTCCATCATGACTAAAAGTGGCAAATCTAGGTTCATCTTTATCATTGCTAAGCGTTTCAATTAAGTTACCTGTATTTGCATCCCATAATTTGATGTTTTTATGGTCAAAGCCATTTACTCTAGTTACAAATACATTACCGGTTACATTAAAATAAGCTTCTTCCAGTTTGTCATTTAAGTTAAGTGTATAAAGCAGTTTTCCTGTTTTTGCATCCCACATTTTCGAAGTATGATCATAAGAAGAGGATAGGATTTTTGATTGATCTGGACTAAAGGTTATATCCGCTACTATATCTGTATGGCCATCTAAAGTAAATAAAGGCACTTTTTTTAGTAAATCCCAAATGATGATGCTCCGTGCATCTGCGGTTACAATCTGTTTCCCATCCTGACTAAAAATAGCTTTAAAAACTAAAGTGTTAACTGTTAAACTATCTAGTAAAGTTCCATTGTTGGGGTCCCAAATCTTCACCAATCCATCGTAAGATGTAGTAAGAATTTTCTGCTTGTCTGGGCTAAATTCAGCATATCTAATGCTTTTTGTATGTGTTAAACGAGTTATTAGCTCGCCCGTTTTTCCATTCCATAATGGAATGCTTGTCCCATCTGCGTATTTTAGCATTCCTAAAATTCTTGTGCCGTTTGCATTGAAAAGAACATCATCTAATCCTATATTTTCGTTAGTTAGATCCGCCAATCGATAACCTGTTTCAATATCCCATAAGATTGTTTTTTTATCTTCTCCAACAGTGATTGCTTTTTTCCCTTCTGGACTAATTTTAATTGATTTTAAATAACTTGTATGACCAATAGGCAACATTAGTTTTGGTTCTTGCGCTTTTGATACAAGAGATAAAAGGAAAAAGAAGTATGTAAAAAAGTATCCTATTTTTGGTAAAGAGCTTTTAGAGACTGAAAATTTAGGAATCACCATAATTGAAATAATACTGTTCAATTTACCTCCAAATTTTAGTTTAACCAATACCTAATAAGTGGTATATTTTTTGAAGGAATAGTAGGGTTTCTGTGAAGTTAACTTGTAGTATAAAAGGTCTTTAGTTTTAATTAAAACTTGTTATGATTAAATTTTTTACAATCAATTAATCCTTCTTACGTTTATCTTGTCATACAATTGTAATTGCCAAATAGTTATGAAAAAAATTCACAGTTTCTACATTTGCCTTGTCGCATTTAGTTGCGGAATAGTTTTTTCTTCTTTCGTAAGAAATTCAACCGTCGAAAAATTTAACTTACCTTATAAAAAAGCTGGATTAACAGAACAGCAAGCGGCTGCGCATTTATTAAGCCGTTTTACTTATGGTGCCAAAGCAGGTGATGTTGATGCAGTGGTTAAAGAAGGCTTAGAAAAATGGTTAACACAACAATTAGTTGGTAAGCAAGATGATGCAAGCCTTAATCAAATGTTAGCTAAGTTCGAAGACATTAACTTAACCAATACAGAGGTAGAAAACATCTATCCAAGAAATGCACAGATTGTTCGTTATGCGGTTAAGGATGGTGTAATCCATAAAGATTCTGTAAATAAAGCTAATGGCAAAGAATATAGGGAGCAGATTTTAGCCTATATGAAAACCAAGGGTTATAAGCCTCAACAAGAATTATATCGTCAGTTTATTAGCCAAAAAATATTGAGGGCAACGTACACCAATAATCAGCTACAAGAATTGATGACAGATTTTTGGTTTAATCATTTTAATGTTTCATTAAGTAAAAATCAATGTGCTTCTTATGTGCCGGCTTACGAGCGAGATATTATTCGGCCTAATGTGTTTGGCAAGTTTGAAAACCTAGTATTAAGTACCGCTAAATCTCCAGCAATGCTGATGTATTTAGATAATTTCAGCAGTGCTGGAACTAATGTGCCAATGGAAGCTGCTGCCAGCGATATGCAAATGGGAGGCAATGCTCAACAGCAACAACGCAGAAAGAAATTCCAACAAGCTGTTCAAAAAAATAAAGTACAACAAGGAAAAGGAAAAGCAGGCTTAAATGAAAATTACGCTCGTGAGGTAATGGAATTGCATACTTTGGGTGTTGATGGTGGTTATACGCAAAGCGATGTAACCCAAGCTGCCCGTGTTTTAACTGGCTGGACAATTGCACCAATGGGCGATAATGGTTACGGCGCTCCAATGAAAAAATTAATGGAAACCGTGGGACAAGAAAATCTAGCTAAAAGAGGATTCGTGTTAGATGGTGATTTTATTTTTGCTGTAAATCGTCACGATAATGGAGAGAAAGTAGTTTTAGGCAAAAAATTCCCAGCTGGTGGTGGTTATGAGGAAGGAGTGGAGTTATTAAAAATGTTAGCTCATCACCAATCAACAGCTAAATTTATTTCTAGAAAATTAGCCACTCGTTTTGTGAACGATAATCCATCTCAAAGTTTGATAGATAAAATGGCAAAAACATTTTTATCAACTGATGGGGATATTAAAAGTGTTTTGATTACAATGGCAAGTGCTCCAGAATTTTGGTCTAAAGAAGCTTTAAGAGAGAAAACTAAATCGCCTTTTGAATTAGCTATAAGCGCTGTTAGAAGTTTAGATGCAAAAGTTACCCAGCCTTATCAGTTATACACTTGGATTAGCAAAATGGGTCAGCAGATGTATTATTACCAGGCGCCTACAGGTTTTCCAGATAAAGGACAATATTGGATAAATACAGGTTCGTTGTTAAATAGAATGAACTTCGGCTTGGCTCTAGCTTCTCAAAGAATTCCAGGGGTTACTTTTAATCTGGCAAAGATGAATAACAATCACGAGCCAGAAAGTGCTGAAGCAGCCTTAGTTATTTATAGCAAACTATTTATGCCAGAGCGTAAATTGGATGAAACTATTGCTCGCTTAAAGCCAATGCTGAATGACCCAAATTTGCAAACAAATGTGGCAAATGCTGCGCAGAAATCGGCACCACCACAGCAAATGAATACCATGGCAAATGAAGATGCCAATATCATGGATGATGGTGGTCAAAAAGGAAAAGGTAAAAAGGCATTTGCAAATGCAACACCACAACAAAAAACAGGTACAAATACAATGTTGTCTCAAGTTGTAGGCGTAATTATAGGTTCACCAGAATTTCAACGTAAATAAAATTATCATGACAAGTAGAAGAGGTTTTATCAAAGCCGGCGGACTGGCATTATTTGGAATTGGTTTAGGTGGTATTCCTGGCTTTTTAGCTGATGCTGTTGCAGGAACAACTACGCCAGGATTATTTAAAAAGAAAAAAATATTAGTTTGTATCTTTCAAAGAGGTGCAATGGATGGTTTGATGGCAGTAACGCCATTTACCGACCAATATTTAAAAGCGGCGAGACCAGGCTTGTTCATGACTGCTGCGCAAGGTGGAAAAAATAAACCACTAATTGACCTTGATGGTAAATTTGGATTACACCCATCGATGAGTGCTTTTGAACCTATGTTTCGTGAAAAACGCATGGCAATTGTGCATGGTATTGGTTCGCCAAATAATACACGTTCGCACTTTGATGCGCAAGATTACATGGAATCTGGAACACCATTTAGCAAAGGAACTGCAAGTGGCTGGTTAAATAGGGCTGTTGGTTTATTAGGTCATGATGCAGCAACTACGCCTTTTCAAGGTGTTAGTTTAACCTCATCGTTACCAAGGTCTTTTTATGGGGATAATCCCGCTGTTGCGATAAAAAACTTAGCAGATTTTAATATTCAGTTGAAAGGAAATCAGGCTGGTGCTAATATGGCGTCAAAAAGCTTTGAAGATTTGTACGACCAAACTTCGTCGGGCTTATTAAAAAACACTGGCAAGGAAAGTTTCGATGCCATTAAGATGCTTGATAAAACTGACACTAAAAATTACAGGCCAGAGAATAATGCCATTTATCCTGCAACTGCTTTAGGAAATTCATTAAAGCAAATTGCACAACTCATTAAAATGGATGTTGGTATGGAAGTAGCATTTGCTGAATCTGGAGGTTGGGACACACACTTTAACCAAGGTACAGAAACTGGGATTTTTGCCCGTAACGTAAATGACTTAAGTGAAAGCATGATGGCTTTTTGGACTGATATGGGTAAATACCAAGATGAAGTAACTGTGATGACGATGACTGAGTTTGGGCGTACCGTAGCGCAAAACGGAACAGGTGGTACAGACCATGGTCGTGCTTCATGTAATTTTATTTTAGGTAATAGTGTAAGCGGTGGAATGGTTCACGGTTTGGTTAACCCTTTAGCTAAAGAAAATTTAGAAGACGGCAGAGATTTAGCCGTAACTACGGATTTTAGAGCAGTATTTAGTGAAGTTGCCGATAAACACTTAGGCATACACAATGATAAAGTGCTCTTCCCAGATTGGTCTGGAAAACAGATTGGTGTGATGAGGGGAGTTTAAAAAAAGTATTTAGTAGTTAGAAATTAGTATTTAGAGATGGTTCGTGAAAAGCGAGCCATTTTTGTTGTATTGGTATTTTATTTGAAAACGATTGTCTGTGCGTTTGGCTAAGCCTGCCCCGCTACCATTTCTGCCAATGAAAAATTGGCATCCATTCATATCGGGTTTATTTTTTAAAGCTAATGGTTCTTGGCGTCTAACAACCGTACAAATGACCCCCCAAACGTTAACATATAAACTTTATTGAAATAGAAACCCTACCTTTTCGCCTATCGGCTGGTGTCCCCAACCGCCGAAATTATTGTATTATTTCGTGCCACGCTTTTTTAGGTCTGTCAGTTGGGTAACCTTCTTTGAGACGGTATTTTTTTCGCTCTTCGGTAAAGCTCCACCACGTTCTAGTAATATCTTTTGTGTCTGAAAAATTTACTACTAATCTGAATTGGTCTTCAACGCAAGGGTCAACCCAATAGCCCTTTTTCTGTTCGTATTCATCTGTCAGTTTTGCGCCGTCCTTATTTTTTAGTTCATTGAGCGAATAATAACCTAAAAACACCAAATCTTCGGCAAATTTTATCCCAATTGAAGGGACTGTTTGAAATTCAGCCAAAGCATATATTTCTTTTGCTCTTTCGGTTGTTGAGTTTAGCAATACTTCTAATTCGTCAATTCCATAGTTAAGAATTTCAATTATCTTAACTTTATTCCTTTTTAGATTTGCTTTTTCAAGGTCGGTAAGTGGCAACTTAATGTTAGTCTTCATCTTCTGCGAAAGTTAGTAGATAATTGTTAATGTCTTCAATGGAAAATTCTTGACCGGTTATAATATAGATAACGGTTTGGGGCTTTACGAAGTTGGCGGTTACATTAAATCTCTATGCACTATAACAGGTTGAAGATGAATCTCCGCCCATTTTGTAAAACCCATGTTAGGCGTAGTTATATCCCCGCTAGCGTATCCTTTTGCTCATCAATCGCATTTTCTTTTTCTATTTTATCGAGAAGTACTTTACATTTTTCATAGTCCAAAATGTGATTTTCATATGGTCTGGTCATAAATCCTTGAGATAGAGCAACATCTGTAATAACGTCAAAGATTTCCTTGACATTGATAGGATTGTTAATATCATCATCAAAACAAATTGCTTTGTTTTTGGGGAGATTTTTAACGATTTTTTCTACGGTATTTGCATTTTTTGCATTTTTAATTCGAAATATCGGTTCATTTTTAGAAATTAAAATATTAATAATTCCTTGTTCATATGTTGAAGCCATTATTTGAAAGAAATGTTCTTTCTTTGAAACAGGCCTACTTATCATCTGGTTCATTGGCTCCTTTATTTTGGCTTCGAACTTCTTTCTAATAGTGCTGAATTCTAAACGGGTTTCGCTCAAATAAAAACCGTGAGAAATTCCAAACGAAATAGCTTGTCGATCTCGAATTGCAATTTCTTTAATATCGTTAAAATCTCGATATGTATTCTCACAGTAATTGATAAAGGATCTAACAATATTCCCAACTATGATTTTACGGAATGATTTGTATTCAATTTCATATAAAAAATCAATAATGTTAAGATAGTTTTCCTTTCTAGATTCATAGATTAATTGAATTATTTTTTCTTTGTCCTTTGATGTTCCAATAAACTCTGCAGCAAAGTAATCTTGTAAAGATTTATGAGCCCATTTAAGAATGCTTCCTTCTCTTACGAATAACGGAACATTAGCCTCAATATCTTCTATGAAATCATTCTCCTTAAAATCTAATCCCACGCACTTGACCTTTGCTTCATGTATATATTTAACTAAATCCTGTTCATTATATTCGACTTTCACAATCTTTGCGGTATCATAAGCTAACTGCCTTAGTACCAGTCTGAAATCTTGAATGTCGAGGTTTGATTTTTTATTTCTCTTAAATCCATCTTTTGATAAGTCATGGTGTTTGTATAAAGCTCCGTATACATCATCATAAAAAGTGGATTTTTTAGATGGTAAATCTTTGTTGTAAGTGTATGTTTTATATAAGAGAGAAACTAGAAAAGGATTAACCAAAAACTCACGAACTTGAGTATCCTTTTCTTTTATATTTTTAATAAGCTGGTCGCTAACTTTATTCTTATTAATTGAATCATACTTCTTTATAAGTTCGAAAGATTCCTCAATTCCCAGAGGTGTTATATGAAACATTTGAAACTCTCCGAAAGAAGTTAACGATGAGTCTGGTCTAGAAGTGAGAATAAACCAATTTTTACTTGCCTTGGAAACAAAGTCTTTTAAATCAATAATCACTTTCTCTCGATATTCATACTGTATTTCATCAAATCCGTCGAGGAGAATTGTGAAGCCACCAAGCTCTAAAAATTTAATTACAAGGTCTTTATCAAAAGATTGATCTATTGGATCTAGTTGATTGTAGATTTCATCAATTATACTGTGTTTATCATTTAGTTTTTTCAACTCAATTAATATGGGTATAGATAATTTTTGCTCAATTAGGCTAAGCCCTATCCATTTCATTAATGTTGATTTGCCCATTCCGGCAGTATCACTTATTACGATTCTTTGATACGGTTCTATAAATTCCTGCTTAAATAAATCAATTTTATATTCTTTATAGTCTTTGGTTGAACGGATTGAAAGAGGAAGATAAATTGATTTAATATTTATTTGTTGATTGGGGAAAACCAATATGTTAAGTGTGCTAAATTTCTGATATGATCTATTTAAATATTCTGTGAATTTACTTTCAAAGAAGTTTTCAATCATATCCCCTTGAGTTTTTTGTTTTTTTACCCACTTTTCTAATAACTTGATTTTAGGTGAAATCATTGTTGTAATTATGGGGTCAATAAAAGGCTTAGCAATTATTGCTATATCTTTAATGTCTGAGAGGTTAAGTTCCATATTAGTATTTATTTTTATAAATCTACACAACTTTACTCATTTTAGATTAACCGATTATATCCGATTAACTCCGACTAAATAATTTCCATTGTCGATTTTATAATGTGAATCTCAATTGGAGTAATCCAATAGTTTTTTATTATTGCTGAACATCCAGGTCAGCTAATCATCAACTCAGAAAGGAATAGCTATTCCTAAAAAACTGTTGACGCTGTAAAGTTTTCGACGGTTGCTATAAGAAACTGTAACGGTTTGCACGGTGAAAAGGTAAGCGCCCAAAATTACGCCCAACTCGCCGCTTGGCGCAACTTTTCCTTTTTTAATCATTTATAAATGAATATACTCGATTAATTTAGGATTTATAAATCTTATTAAGCTACTTGTTCTTGGCATTTAGCAACTGAACAAAAGAACCGCCAAATGTTAAACTATAAACCTTTCCCGATAGCTATCGGGAGAAACGGAAACCCCGACCTTTTCGAGTTGTAGTGAAAAGAAGGGCTGCAATTGCCATGAAATACTGACATTGTCCCAAAGGGACTCCTTTGGAGTTTTTCTAGAGATATTTTAACACTAGGCCTTGCTTCACGAGAATCCCTATCTTATCAGCTGTTATATCGCATTAGGATACCCAATCGAGTTGGGTATGACGAACTAAATTTTGTTCCTCGTTCGAAATAACGGTTTGGTTAGGTCTGGTACTTTTCGCTTTGGTCTTTCAGCTTTCCCTCTCTTCCTGTAACTTATTTGATGATTATTGCTTAAAACTTAGGCTTTCCTTATCTTTCAAACAGAAAACTAACTCATAAACTTATAGAATGAAACCATCATGAGCTTACAGCTTTTAAAATACAATTAATATGCTCATGATAGCTTCATGGCTATTAAAAAACAAATTATATAATGATGAAAACTACCCAAAAATCTAGATTGTTGCTTTTTGTGGCAACGATGCTGAGCAGCAGTTTAGCCTTTGCTCAAACTAAGGAAGCATTTGTTTCAAGCGTTACCAAAGAAGCTACTGAAAATTCTCAATTAGAGAAATTAGCACATGAACTTTTTGATGTTGTTGGTCCGCGATTAGTTGGAACACCACAAATGAAACAAGCTGGCGATTGGGCAGTAAAAAAATATGGAGATTGGGGTATTTCTGCTAAAATGGAAAAGTGGGGCGAATGGCGTGGATGGGAAAGAGGAATTACGCACATTGATTTAGTAAGCCCGAGATTAAGAACTTTAGAGGGTACACAATTGGCTTGGAGCCCATCTACAGTTAAAGGAAAACCAATTAATGCAGAAGCAATCGTATTGCCATTAGTTGCAGATTCGATGGCATTTGCAAAATGGTTGCCAAGCGTAAAAGGTAAATTGGTTTTAATTTCGCAAGCGCAAATTTCTGGCCGACCAGATAAAAACTACGAAGATTTTGCCACAAAAGACGGATTGGCGAAGTTTAAGAAAGATAAAGAAGAAGCGGCAAAAGCTTGGAGAGATAGGTTGGCAAAAACTGGTATGAATGCTAAAAATTTAGCTTTGGCTATCGAAAAAGCTGGAGCAGCTGGTATCATTATCAACAACTGGTCTGCAGGATGGGGAGTTGATAAAGTTTTTGGTGCAAATACCACTAAAATTCCTACAGTAGATTTATCTGTTGAAGATTATGGATTAGTTTATCGTTTAGCAGAATATGGCAACAAACCAATGCTTAGAATCGAGTCTGAATCGAAAGAATTAGGTGTAGTGCCAACGTTTAACACATTGGCAGAAATTAAAGGGAATGAGAAGCCAAATGAGTACGTAATGTTATCAGCTCACTTTGATTCATGGGATGCTTCTAGCGGTGCTACAGACAACGGTACTGGAACTATCATGATGATGGAAGCGATGCGTTTGCTTAAAAAATTCTATCCAAATCCTAAAAGAACAATTTTAGTTGGGCATTGGGCAAGTGAAGAGCAAGGCTTAAATGGTTCAAGAGCGTTTACAGAAGACCATCCAGAAATTATAAATAATTTACAAGCATTGTTTAACCAAGATAACGGTACTGGAAGAGTTGTAAATATTGGCGGTGCTGGTTTTGCGAAAGCAAAAGACTTTTTACCAA encodes the following:
- a CDS encoding caspase family protein — encoded protein: MLPIGHTSYLKSIKISPEGKKAITVGEDKKTILWDIETGYRLADLTNENIGLDDVLFNANGTRILGMLKYADGTSIPLWNGKTGELITRLTHTKSIRYAEFSPDKQKILTTSYDGLVKIWDPNNGTLLDSLTVNTLVFKAIFSQDGKQIVTADARSIIIWDLLKKVPLFTLDGHTDIVADITFSPDQSKILSSSYDHTSKMWDAKTGKLLYTLNLNDKLEEAYFNVTGNVFVTRVNGFDHKNIKLWDANTGNLIETLSNDKDEPRFATFSHDGKIIASGSSTDEVKIWEVQTGKLLQTLKGHYGGARVAQFTQDDSKLIVGTGSTNTKFWDLKTGKLLFDFKGDGNGVLTIAMSPDGKRLITPMGNLAQVWDLEKNTLITQLKGATTNAIEKIEFLDDQKTLITDNATQTFTRIWDIENGDMLGGQMYAQNDIERIIYGKSYLKALVRYKDSKTNEIWDLRKGTLISTLDKKYSGYQNRWAFTPDETKLVTAAASENLINIWDSNTGELVRQIDRKNKVTINHLLITPDNKLLLCIDNESNAMIWELATGNEIATINNMSGKFFHNFAFIGHKNWFLTSDKGNAKIWDISTGALVMNLAGVKESIRYWKISADNKRFLTAEFYQENAKLWNLETKRLIAELPGAKREVGKIAVSSDWKYIIISSSFGPKINVFNGIDGTLIHSIDAHKTSTSNLMLADETTTFFSYGSDEIKRWDLVTGKLLMNYSWQKKYASSFAYDYKTKQLLAGSSGGEIRLWNAETGEVINNFTGHTSYVYVVKFGPKENTIISSAEDQTVKIWNSLTGKNISTFFPVGEADFLNKVNYGYYKSSPGASKLLHYVSKDLQPINFDQLDVKYNRPDKVLQEMGSADTSLITAFHKAYLKRIKKLGIDTGAFRANFALPTLTIVNRDKLAFEQKENLISIHVKASDSANKIDRFNVWVNETPLYGLKGISLKSKKIQVLDTTITIKLSDGNNQIDASITNENGTESYRVPILVRYAPEKISSEKLYFIGIGINDFAQKENNLKWSVKDVRDLAKAMKLKYGENILIDTLFDQQVTIANVSALKEKLKQSNINDRVIITYSGHGLLNKDFDYFLSTYDVDFNKPEKNGLAYDVLEDLLDNIPARKKLLLIDACHSGELDKDELLKINNAEQSLAKNNTQGGKGVKVINTGNKKANMKSSLELMQQLFVNVGRSTGATVISAAAGTQFALEKNDLKNGVFSYSILEYMQANPHATVNDLKKYVNKRVAELTAGLQIPTTRNETKNLNWQVW
- a CDS encoding DUF1800 domain-containing protein, whose product is MKKIHSFYICLVAFSCGIVFSSFVRNSTVEKFNLPYKKAGLTEQQAAAHLLSRFTYGAKAGDVDAVVKEGLEKWLTQQLVGKQDDASLNQMLAKFEDINLTNTEVENIYPRNAQIVRYAVKDGVIHKDSVNKANGKEYREQILAYMKTKGYKPQQELYRQFISQKILRATYTNNQLQELMTDFWFNHFNVSLSKNQCASYVPAYERDIIRPNVFGKFENLVLSTAKSPAMLMYLDNFSSAGTNVPMEAAASDMQMGGNAQQQQRRKKFQQAVQKNKVQQGKGKAGLNENYAREVMELHTLGVDGGYTQSDVTQAARVLTGWTIAPMGDNGYGAPMKKLMETVGQENLAKRGFVLDGDFIFAVNRHDNGEKVVLGKKFPAGGGYEEGVELLKMLAHHQSTAKFISRKLATRFVNDNPSQSLIDKMAKTFLSTDGDIKSVLITMASAPEFWSKEALREKTKSPFELAISAVRSLDAKVTQPYQLYTWISKMGQQMYYYQAPTGFPDKGQYWINTGSLLNRMNFGLALASQRIPGVTFNLAKMNNNHEPESAEAALVIYSKLFMPERKLDETIARLKPMLNDPNLQTNVANAAQKSAPPQQMNTMANEDANIMDDGGQKGKGKKAFANATPQQKTGTNTMLSQVVGVIIGSPEFQRK
- a CDS encoding DUF1501 domain-containing protein, with amino-acid sequence MTSRRGFIKAGGLALFGIGLGGIPGFLADAVAGTTTPGLFKKKKILVCIFQRGAMDGLMAVTPFTDQYLKAARPGLFMTAAQGGKNKPLIDLDGKFGLHPSMSAFEPMFREKRMAIVHGIGSPNNTRSHFDAQDYMESGTPFSKGTASGWLNRAVGLLGHDAATTPFQGVSLTSSLPRSFYGDNPAVAIKNLADFNIQLKGNQAGANMASKSFEDLYDQTSSGLLKNTGKESFDAIKMLDKTDTKNYRPENNAIYPATALGNSLKQIAQLIKMDVGMEVAFAESGGWDTHFNQGTETGIFARNVNDLSESMMAFWTDMGKYQDEVTVMTMTEFGRTVAQNGTGGTDHGRASCNFILGNSVSGGMVHGLVNPLAKENLEDGRDLAVTTDFRAVFSEVADKHLGIHNDKVLFPDWSGKQIGVMRGV
- a CDS encoding helix-hairpin-helix domain-containing protein, which codes for MKTNIKLPLTDLEKANLKRNKVKIIEILNYGIDELEVLLNSTTERAKEIYALAEFQTVPSIGIKFAEDLVFLGYYSLNELKNKDGAKLTDEYEQKKGYWVDPCVEDQFRLVVNFSDTKDITRTWWSFTEERKKYRLKEGYPTDRPKKAWHEIIQ
- a CDS encoding NACHT domain-containing protein, coding for MELNLSDIKDIAIIAKPFIDPIITTMISPKIKLLEKWVKKQKTQGDMIENFFESKFTEYLNRSYQKFSTLNILVFPNQQINIKSIYLPLSIRSTKDYKEYKIDLFKQEFIEPYQRIVISDTAGMGKSTLMKWIGLSLIEQKLSIPILIELKKLNDKHSIIDEIYNQLDPIDQSFDKDLVIKFLELGGFTILLDGFDEIQYEYREKVIIDLKDFVSKASKNWFILTSRPDSSLTSFGEFQMFHITPLGIEESFELIKKYDSINKNKVSDQLIKNIKEKDTQVREFLVNPFLVSLLYKTYTYNKDLPSKKSTFYDDVYGALYKHHDLSKDGFKRNKKSNLDIQDFRLVLRQLAYDTAKIVKVEYNEQDLVKYIHEAKVKCVGLDFKENDFIEDIEANVPLFVREGSILKWAHKSLQDYFAAEFIGTSKDKEKIIQLIYESRKENYLNIIDFLYEIEYKSFRKIIVGNIVRSFINYCENTYRDFNDIKEIAIRDRQAISFGISHGFYLSETRLEFSTIRKKFEAKIKEPMNQMISRPVSKKEHFFQIMASTYEQGIINILISKNEPIFRIKNAKNANTVEKIVKNLPKNKAICFDDDINNPINVKEIFDVITDVALSQGFMTRPYENHILDYEKCKVLLDKIEKENAIDEQKDTLAGI
- a CDS encoding M20/M25/M40 family metallo-hydrolase, encoding MMKTTQKSRLLLFVATMLSSSLAFAQTKEAFVSSVTKEATENSQLEKLAHELFDVVGPRLVGTPQMKQAGDWAVKKYGDWGISAKMEKWGEWRGWERGITHIDLVSPRLRTLEGTQLAWSPSTVKGKPINAEAIVLPLVADSMAFAKWLPSVKGKLVLISQAQISGRPDKNYEDFATKDGLAKFKKDKEEAAKAWRDRLAKTGMNAKNLALAIEKAGAAGIIINNWSAGWGVDKVFGANTTKIPTVDLSVEDYGLVYRLAEYGNKPMLRIESESKELGVVPTFNTLAEIKGNEKPNEYVMLSAHFDSWDASSGATDNGTGTIMMMEAMRLLKKFYPNPKRTILVGHWASEEQGLNGSRAFTEDHPEIINNLQALFNQDNGTGRVVNIGGAGFAKAKDFLPRWLAAVPDTIKNQIKTNFPGTPSGGGSDNASFVAAGALGFSLGALPWDYFSYTWHTNRDTYDKVVFDEVRSNAILAAILVYMACEDPERTSNEKAPMSVNPRTNQPGVWPAPVKANRKGGLN